The following are from one region of the Sandaracinus amylolyticus genome:
- a CDS encoding zinc-dependent alcohol dehydrogenase family protein, whose translation MRAFVLDHAGPVSSRPLRLASVPTPEPGPGEVRVKVHACGLCRTDLHVVEGELPERRPHVTPGHQIVGVVDALGPGVDASMLGARVGVAWLHRTDGTCRFCVRGRENLCERADFTGWTVDGGFAEHTIAPADFVYPIPEGFGDLDAAPLLCAGIIGFRCLRTTGIETWRGARLGIYGFGAAGHVAIQIARGRGAEVFVCTRDRERHQALAVELGATWVGDTFDAPPAPLDAAIVFAPAGEIVPAALACLDPGGTLVLGGIHMSDIPSFPYARIYRERVIRSVANNTRADGRAFLAEAAALPVRTHVQRYAFDDVNDALIALKHDAVSGAAVLVVGAPP comes from the coding sequence ATGCGCGCCTTCGTCCTCGATCACGCGGGGCCCGTGTCCTCGCGCCCGCTCCGTCTCGCGAGCGTGCCCACGCCCGAGCCCGGGCCCGGCGAGGTGCGCGTGAAGGTCCACGCCTGCGGCCTGTGCCGCACCGATCTCCACGTCGTCGAGGGCGAGCTCCCCGAGCGTCGCCCCCACGTCACGCCGGGCCACCAGATCGTCGGCGTCGTCGACGCGCTCGGCCCCGGCGTGGACGCATCGATGCTCGGCGCGCGCGTCGGCGTCGCGTGGCTGCACCGCACCGACGGCACCTGTCGCTTCTGCGTGCGCGGCCGCGAGAACCTCTGCGAGCGCGCCGACTTCACCGGATGGACCGTCGACGGCGGCTTCGCCGAGCACACGATCGCGCCCGCGGACTTCGTCTATCCGATCCCCGAGGGCTTCGGCGATCTCGACGCGGCCCCGCTCCTCTGCGCCGGCATCATCGGCTTTCGTTGTCTACGCACGACCGGGATCGAGACGTGGCGCGGCGCGCGCCTCGGCATCTACGGCTTCGGCGCGGCGGGCCACGTCGCGATCCAGATCGCGCGCGGACGCGGCGCCGAGGTGTTCGTGTGCACGCGCGATCGCGAGCGACACCAGGCGCTCGCGGTCGAGCTCGGCGCGACGTGGGTCGGCGACACCTTCGACGCACCGCCCGCGCCGCTCGACGCCGCGATCGTGTTCGCGCCCGCGGGCGAGATCGTTCCCGCCGCGCTCGCGTGCCTCGATCCCGGCGGCACGCTCGTGCTCGGCGGGATCCACATGAGCGACATCCCGTCGTTCCCCTATGCCCGCATCTATCGCGAGCGCGTGATCCGCAGCGTCGCGAACAACACGCGCGCGGACGGCCGCGCGTTCCTCGCCGAGGCCGCCGCGCTCCCGGTGCGCACCCACGTGCAGCGCTACGCGTTCGACGACGTGAACGACGCGCTGATCGCGCTGAAGCACGACGCAGTCAGCGGCGCCGCGGTGCTGGTGGTGGGCGCGCCGCCGTGA
- the valS gene encoding valine--tRNA ligase: MSKPFRTIDPETLPPHFDAGAAEARWDGVWEKAGIYRWDSSRKREETFVVDTPPPTVSGSLHMGHVFSYTHTDVLVRQRRMRGMNVFYPMGWDDNGLPTERRVQNYFHVRCEPNVPYEGEGFAAKFELASDEKRKKERPTIVSRRTFIELCQRVTHEDEKAFEGLFRRIALSVDWTQTYATIDDRSRTLAQLSFLDLFEKGHLYSIEAPTFWDVDFQTAVAQAEMEDRDKPGAFHHIEFGVEGTSDRFVIATTRPELLPACVGVTAHPDDERFKNLFGKRAVTPLFKAPVPIFPSELADPKKGTGILMVCTFGDQTDVQWWREQGLALRVIVQRDGRLRPVQFGSDEFPSLDPDAANAVYAELAGKTLAQAQKAIVEKLKDPSGSATGNGAPLQGDPKPIQHAVKHYEKGDRPLELVISRQWFVKLMAQKDAMLGKGDQIQWHPDFMRLRYRNWTENLGLDWCVSRQRYFGVPIPCWYPIGADGAIDYAKPLLPSREQLPIDPLSHAPTGYTESQRNQPGGFTGDPDVFDTWFTSSLTPQIGSGWLLDPERHKKLFPADIRPQSHEIIRTWAFYTIAKALLHEGSVPWHHVVISGWILDPDRKKMSKSAGNVVTPIDLLDTYTSDAVRYWAASARLGTDTQFASDQELKNKKWRAGLEGKRLVTKLFNAGKFVLGQTADAPASGHGITHELDRAFVAELRALIERTSASFAELDYAHALQETEQFFWSRFTDTYLELAKIRARGDVGDAAGRTSAVAALRLGLNVLLRLFAPVLPYITEEVWSWAFAAESGHASIHRAPWPTIAELGDVPMPSDPGALQCAIDALTAINKAKTERGASVGRVVDQLELRTNEETAGRVTSVLDDVLASARVKSHRIVTRPGEGFEIGEIAIAPKEAKETAAT; the protein is encoded by the coding sequence ATGAGCAAGCCCTTCCGCACCATCGATCCCGAGACGCTTCCTCCGCACTTCGACGCCGGCGCCGCCGAGGCGCGCTGGGACGGCGTCTGGGAGAAGGCGGGCATCTACCGCTGGGACTCTTCGCGCAAGCGCGAGGAGACCTTCGTGGTCGACACCCCGCCCCCGACGGTCTCGGGCTCGCTCCACATGGGGCACGTCTTCTCGTACACGCACACCGACGTGCTGGTTCGCCAGCGCCGGATGCGCGGGATGAACGTCTTCTACCCGATGGGCTGGGACGACAACGGCCTGCCCACCGAACGTCGGGTCCAGAACTACTTCCACGTGCGGTGCGAGCCCAACGTGCCCTACGAGGGCGAGGGCTTCGCCGCGAAGTTCGAGCTCGCGAGCGACGAGAAGCGCAAGAAGGAGCGCCCGACCATCGTGTCGCGCCGCACCTTCATCGAGCTCTGCCAGCGCGTGACCCACGAGGACGAGAAGGCCTTCGAGGGGCTCTTCCGCCGCATCGCGCTGAGCGTCGACTGGACCCAGACCTACGCGACGATCGACGACCGCTCGCGCACGCTCGCGCAGCTCTCGTTCCTCGATCTGTTCGAGAAGGGGCACCTCTACAGCATCGAGGCGCCGACCTTCTGGGACGTCGACTTCCAGACCGCGGTCGCGCAGGCCGAGATGGAGGATCGCGACAAGCCCGGCGCGTTCCACCACATCGAGTTCGGCGTCGAGGGCACGAGCGATCGCTTCGTGATCGCGACCACGCGCCCCGAGCTGCTCCCCGCGTGCGTGGGCGTGACCGCGCATCCCGACGACGAGCGCTTCAAGAACCTCTTCGGTAAGCGCGCCGTGACGCCGCTCTTCAAGGCGCCGGTGCCGATCTTCCCGAGCGAGCTCGCCGACCCGAAGAAGGGCACCGGCATCCTCATGGTCTGCACGTTCGGCGATCAGACCGACGTGCAGTGGTGGCGCGAGCAGGGCCTCGCGCTGCGCGTGATCGTGCAGCGCGACGGGCGCCTGCGTCCGGTGCAGTTCGGCAGCGACGAGTTCCCCTCGCTCGATCCCGACGCGGCGAACGCGGTCTACGCCGAGCTCGCGGGCAAGACGCTCGCCCAGGCGCAGAAGGCGATCGTCGAGAAGCTGAAGGATCCTTCGGGTTCGGCGACCGGCAACGGCGCGCCGCTCCAGGGCGATCCCAAGCCGATCCAGCACGCGGTGAAGCACTACGAGAAGGGCGATCGCCCGCTCGAGCTGGTGATCTCGCGCCAGTGGTTCGTGAAGCTGATGGCGCAGAAGGACGCAATGCTGGGCAAGGGTGACCAGATCCAGTGGCACCCCGACTTCATGCGCCTGCGCTACCGCAACTGGACCGAGAACCTCGGGCTCGACTGGTGCGTGTCGCGGCAGCGCTACTTCGGCGTGCCGATCCCGTGCTGGTATCCGATCGGCGCGGACGGCGCGATCGACTACGCGAAGCCGCTCCTGCCCTCGCGCGAGCAGCTCCCGATCGATCCGCTCTCGCACGCGCCGACGGGCTACACCGAGTCGCAGCGCAACCAGCCCGGCGGCTTCACCGGTGACCCCGACGTGTTCGACACGTGGTTCACATCGTCGCTCACGCCGCAGATCGGCTCGGGCTGGCTGCTCGATCCCGAGCGCCACAAGAAGCTCTTTCCGGCGGACATCCGCCCCCAGAGCCACGAGATCATCCGGACCTGGGCCTTCTACACGATCGCCAAGGCGCTGCTGCACGAGGGCTCGGTGCCCTGGCACCACGTCGTGATCAGCGGGTGGATCCTCGATCCCGACCGCAAGAAGATGAGCAAGTCGGCGGGCAACGTGGTCACGCCGATCGACCTGCTCGACACGTACACGAGCGATGCGGTCCGTTACTGGGCCGCGAGCGCGCGCCTCGGCACCGACACGCAGTTCGCGAGCGATCAGGAGCTCAAGAACAAGAAGTGGCGCGCCGGGCTCGAGGGCAAGCGCCTCGTCACCAAGCTCTTCAACGCGGGCAAGTTCGTCCTCGGTCAGACCGCGGACGCGCCGGCGAGCGGGCACGGGATCACGCACGAGCTCGATCGCGCATTCGTGGCCGAGCTGCGCGCGCTGATCGAGCGCACGAGCGCGAGCTTCGCGGAGCTCGACTACGCGCACGCGCTCCAGGAGACCGAGCAGTTCTTCTGGTCGCGCTTCACCGACACCTACCTCGAGCTCGCGAAGATCCGCGCGCGCGGGGACGTGGGTGACGCGGCGGGGCGCACCAGCGCGGTCGCGGCGCTGCGGCTCGGGCTGAACGTGCTGCTGCGCCTCTTCGCGCCGGTGCTCCCGTACATCACGGAAGAGGTCTGGAGCTGGGCGTTCGCCGCGGAGAGCGGGCACGCGAGCATCCATCGCGCACCGTGGCCGACGATCGCGGAGCTCGGCGACGTCCCGATGCCGAGCGACCCGGGCGCGCTGCAGTGCGCGATCGACGCGCTCACCGCGATCAACAAGGCGAAGACCGAGCGCGGTGCGAGCGTGGGCCGCGTGGTCGATCAGCTCGAGCTGCGCACGAACGAGGAGACCGCGGGGCGCGTGACGAGCGTGCTCGACGACGTGCTCGCGAGCGCACGCGTGAAGTCGCATCGCATCGTCACGCGGCCCGGCGAGGGCTTCGAGATCGGCGAGATCGCGATCGCGCCGAAGGAAGCGAAGGAGACCGCGGCGACCTGA
- a CDS encoding LysR family transcriptional regulator, translating to MDTKRLDLNLLVTLEALLVEQNVTKAAARLHLSQPAVSAQLSRLRDLFDDPLLIPAQRGMTPTAKALELLGPLRQALDQVRSTVATHQSFDPAKAKLTVNIACTDYLQAAVVTPVLPTLRRQAPGVRVALRNLDVAHLEAQMTRGDVDLALMTPQIAPASLRTRHLFDEHYVLIGRRDHPQLREGITVQTFAQLEHVIVSLRGGDFVTPVDDALAGLGHRRNVVLSAGSFLLLPEIVSQSDLVALVPSRLVHDRGEQLLRLRPPFPVEGFAVSMVWHERSHGHAGQQWVREMVRRVVGPLDGGSSR from the coding sequence TTGGATACCAAGCGCCTGGACTTGAACCTGCTGGTCACGCTGGAGGCGCTGCTCGTCGAACAGAACGTGACCAAGGCCGCCGCGCGGCTGCACCTGAGCCAGCCCGCCGTCAGCGCGCAGCTGAGCCGGCTCCGCGACCTGTTCGACGACCCGCTGCTCATCCCTGCGCAACGCGGGATGACACCGACGGCCAAGGCACTGGAGCTGCTAGGGCCTCTGCGTCAGGCGCTGGACCAGGTGCGCTCCACCGTTGCCACGCACCAGAGCTTCGACCCGGCCAAGGCGAAGCTGACCGTGAACATCGCCTGCACCGACTACTTGCAGGCGGCTGTCGTCACGCCCGTGCTGCCGACGCTGCGCCGCCAAGCGCCTGGCGTGCGTGTGGCGCTGCGCAATCTGGACGTGGCGCACCTGGAGGCGCAGATGACGCGCGGCGACGTGGACCTCGCGCTGATGACGCCGCAGATCGCGCCGGCGAGCCTGCGCACGCGCCATCTGTTCGATGAACACTACGTCCTGATCGGCCGGCGCGATCACCCGCAGCTGCGCGAGGGGATCACGGTGCAGACGTTCGCGCAGCTGGAACACGTGATCGTGTCGCTGCGCGGAGGCGACTTCGTCACGCCCGTGGACGACGCGCTGGCCGGCCTGGGCCACCGCCGCAACGTCGTGCTGTCCGCCGGGTCCTTCCTGCTGTTGCCGGAGATCGTGTCGCAGTCCGACCTCGTCGCCCTGGTACCCAGCCGCCTGGTGCACGACCGGGGTGAGCAGTTGCTGCGGTTGCGGCCGCCCTTTCCCGTCGAAGGGTTTGCCGTGAGCATGGTCTGGCACGAGCGCAGTCATGGCCATGCGGGACAGCAGTGGGTGCGGGAAATGGTGAGGCGAGTCGTGGGGCCGCTCGATGGCGGGTCGAGCCGTTGA
- a CDS encoding isocitrate lyase/PEP mutase family protein, whose product MTNTQRALARTFRALHHGPDLLVLPNAWDAGSARLVEACGAPAIATSSAAMSWAHGVPDGEHLDVDVLLATVREIVRAVRIPVSVDVERGYSNVAELISAVIDAGAIGINLEDGSDPSEVLAAKIEAVREVATRRGVELFVNARTDVYLRGLVPNDRAVDEVIRRGTAYVAAGCDGLFVPRLVDSAAITAIASAVRVPLNVLAMPELAPMPELHALGVRRVSVGTGLAQAALATVRKATTELLGHRPSAMFAERIPVPELNALFAR is encoded by the coding sequence ATGACGAACACACAGCGCGCTCTCGCGCGGACGTTTCGCGCGCTCCACCACGGCCCCGATCTGCTCGTCCTACCGAACGCATGGGACGCAGGCAGCGCACGCCTCGTCGAGGCCTGCGGCGCGCCCGCGATCGCGACCAGCAGCGCTGCGATGTCGTGGGCGCACGGCGTGCCCGACGGCGAGCACCTCGACGTCGACGTGCTCCTCGCGACGGTGCGCGAGATCGTGCGCGCGGTGCGGATCCCGGTGAGCGTCGACGTCGAGCGCGGCTATTCGAACGTCGCCGAGCTGATCTCCGCGGTGATCGATGCCGGCGCGATCGGGATCAACCTCGAGGACGGGAGCGATCCCTCCGAGGTGCTCGCCGCGAAGATCGAGGCTGTGCGCGAGGTCGCGACTCGGCGTGGGGTCGAGCTCTTCGTCAACGCGCGGACCGACGTGTACCTGCGTGGCCTGGTACCGAACGATCGCGCGGTCGACGAGGTGATCCGTCGCGGCACCGCGTACGTCGCCGCGGGATGCGACGGGCTCTTCGTGCCGCGTCTCGTCGACTCCGCGGCGATCACGGCGATCGCGAGCGCGGTGCGGGTGCCGCTCAACGTGCTCGCGATGCCCGAGCTCGCGCCGATGCCGGAGCTCCACGCGCTCGGCGTGCGACGCGTGAGCGTCGGGACCGGGCTCGCCCAGGCCGCGCTCGCGACGGTGCGCAAGGCGACGACGGAGCTGCTCGGGCACCGGCCGTCCGCGATGTTCGCGGAGCGGATCCCGGTGCCCGAGCTCAACGCGCTCTTCGCGCGCTGA
- a CDS encoding NmrA/HSCARG family protein has translation MNNTADSSTAKPLITVAGAASKQGRSVAAALLASGRFRVRALTRRTDSPPVRELAERGAEIVVAPLELGHRAELTAALRGSHGAFLMTPPIVKEPPADLEYTLGVELADAAHAAGVEHVIWSGLENVEARTGGTKWAPHFTDKARVEDHIRGLPLRSSFLYLAFFYSNFLEYYVPQRGPDGSLTFAIYLPPDAPMPFVDPLTATGPAVLEVLTHPETYAGAILPVIGEILTAREMVDTFVRVTGRKAHYASAYTRQELLQHFPAFGANEWLVRELVGMVEYAAEYGYYAPARDLEWSRRIDPNALSWEQFLRRSQWRGELMSFGTAPGA, from the coding sequence ATGAACAACACCGCTGACTCCTCCACCGCGAAACCGTTGATCACCGTGGCCGGCGCGGCCAGCAAGCAGGGCCGCAGCGTGGCTGCTGCCTTGCTCGCCAGCGGCCGCTTCCGCGTACGCGCGCTCACCCGCCGCACGGACAGCCCGCCGGTGCGCGAGCTGGCCGAGCGTGGCGCCGAGATCGTCGTCGCCCCGCTCGAGCTCGGACATCGGGCCGAGCTCACCGCCGCCCTGCGCGGCTCCCACGGCGCCTTCCTCATGACGCCGCCCATCGTGAAGGAGCCGCCGGCCGACCTCGAGTACACCCTGGGCGTCGAGCTGGCCGACGCGGCGCACGCTGCGGGCGTGGAGCACGTCATATGGAGTGGGCTCGAAAACGTGGAGGCGCGCACCGGAGGCACCAAGTGGGCGCCGCACTTCACCGACAAGGCCCGGGTGGAGGACCACATTCGCGGCCTGCCGCTGCGCAGCTCCTTCCTCTACCTCGCGTTCTTCTACAGCAACTTCCTGGAGTACTACGTGCCCCAGCGCGGGCCGGATGGCAGCCTGACCTTCGCCATCTACCTGCCGCCGGATGCACCGATGCCCTTCGTCGATCCGCTCACCGCGACCGGGCCCGCCGTGCTGGAGGTGCTCACGCATCCCGAGACGTACGCGGGCGCGATCCTGCCGGTGATCGGCGAGATCCTGACCGCGCGGGAGATGGTGGACACCTTCGTCCGCGTCACCGGACGGAAGGCGCACTACGCCTCGGCCTACACTCGCCAGGAGCTGCTGCAGCACTTCCCGGCGTTCGGCGCGAATGAATGGCTGGTGCGCGAATTGGTGGGCATGGTGGAGTACGCCGCCGAGTACGGCTACTACGCGCCCGCGCGCGATCTCGAATGGAGCCGCAGGATCGACCCGAACGCGCTGAGCTGGGAGCAGTTCCTGAGGCGCAGCCAATGGCGAGGCGAGCTGATGAGCTTCGGTACCGCACCGGGAGCGTGA